From a region of the Babylonia areolata isolate BAREFJ2019XMU chromosome 25, ASM4173473v1, whole genome shotgun sequence genome:
- the LOC143299640 gene encoding uncharacterized protein LOC143299640 isoform X1 produces the protein MDSDYSDEEVVENPTFKAAYNLEPLHHNQRLRWDHQVKLIGEKVFDPQIHLCEKCQYPILVYGRMLPCKHVFCLDCAKKYEKHCPRVCPRCEGRVGRIEQSALGTVFICTHGAPKHSVNGCRRTYLSKRDLQAHIGHRHAAKPSAPATADCGGVSDEKLSSSSSHHGASQQQQQQQQQQQTPQPPPLTQQQHQQQQQQQQHHISSTYERLERDRERERERERERERDRERERDRMERERERERERDRDARVDTRGMGGGDRDRDRDRDRGGPPVGGEQSVYRPLDGPPPNINTGHPPPPSMAAHLQHPPPPNPVMRHPPPSLQLPHNPLRLPMPPMQQQQQQQQQQQQQPPQVATTLDSYVTAPIQGMGGGSPTPTRTNQNLITVPIQDEGDSYTTSRGGVGGGVGGRDPDQRSSYGGPPLSLPSHMPPNAPPASYGTPPPPPHLGMPPPHAGVRPQPFNPQQLAGVGRVPFSTTPLGQAVAHLTHALSQHAHMAGAAPPPPQRLSLPMQGAGGSVPVSTPSSRFPPHSGGPQQPFGSNAGQMANSPMQHWSGGPRPPHRQGQGQGQGQPQRPPPGDSNNYRQYY, from the exons ATGGATTCTGACTACTCTG ATGAGGAAGTGGTGGAGAACCCCACGTTCAAAGCCGCCTACAACTTGGAGCCCCTTCACCATAACCAGCGTCTAAGATGGGATCATCAG GTCAAGCTGATAGGGGAGAAAGTGTTTGATCCCCAGATTCACCTGTGTGAAAAGTGCCAGTACCCTATCCTTGTTTATGGTCGCATG ttgccGTGTAAACATGTGTTTTGCCTGGACTGTGCCAAGAAGTATGAAAAACACTGCCCAAG GGTGTGTCCCAGGTGCGAGGGGCGTGTGGGGCGCATCGAGCAGTCGGCGCTGGGCACAGTATTCATCTGCACCCACGGGGCGCCCAAGCACAGCGTCAACGGCTGCCGACGCACCTACCTGTCAAAGCGCGACCTCCAGGCCCACATCGGTCACCGCCACGCCGCCAAACCCTCCGCCCCGGCCACGGCAGACTGCGGGGGTGTGTCTGACGAGAAgctgtcgtcctcctcctcccaccatgGTGctagccagcagcagcagcagcagcagcaacaacagcagacgCCCCAACCACCGCCACTcactcagcaacaacatcagcagcagcagcagcagcagcagcatcacattTCGTCGACCTACGAAAGACTggagagagaccgggagagagagagggaacgggagagagagagggagagagatcgtgAGCGGGAGAGGGACAGGATGGAGAGGGAGcgtgagcgggagagagagagggatcgggaCGCACGGGTGGACACAAGGGGGATGGGCGgtggggacagggacagggacagagacagggaccgGGGGGGCCCCCCGGTTGGTGGGGAGCAGTCGGTGTACCGGCCCCTGGACGGGCCGCCACCCAACATCAACACGggccacccccctccgccctccatgGCTGCCCACCTGcagcaccctccaccccccaaccccgtgatgcgccaccctcccccctccctgcagCTGCCCCACAACCCCCTGCGCCTGCCCATGCCCCccatgcagcagcagcaacaacagcagcagcagcagcagcaacaaccgcCGCAAGTGGCGACCACGCTGGACAGCTACGTGACGGCCCCCATTCAGGGCATGGGTGGggggtcccccacccccacccgtaccAACCAGAACCTCATCACTGTCCCCATCCAGGACGAGGGCGACAGCTACACCACCTCACGTGGCGGTGTCGGTGGCGGTGTCGGGGGGCGGGACCCTGATCAGCGCTCGTCCTACGGCGGCCCCCCGCTCTCCCTTCCCAGCCACATGCCCCCCAACGCCCCGCCAGCCTCCTACGGCACCCCGCCGCCCCCTCCGCACTTGGGCATGCCCCCGCCCCACGCGGGTGTTCGACCCCAGCCGTTCAACCCGCAGCAGCTGGCCGGGGTGGGGCGCGTGCCCTTCAGCACCACGCCGCTGGGGCAGGCGGTGGCCCACCTGACCCACGCCCTGTCTCAGCACGCCCACATGGCCGGCGCGGCGCCGCCCCCGCCCCAGCGCCTCTCCCTGCCCATGCAGGGGGCCGGGGGGTCCGTGCCCgtgtccaccccctcctcccgcttCCCCCCTCACTCTGGGGGCCCGCAGCAGCCGTTCGGTTCGAACGCCGGCCAGATGGCCAACAGCCCCATGCAGCACTGGAGTGGGGGGCCCCGGCCTCCCCACCGCCAGGGCCAGGGGCAGGGTCAAGGGCAGCCCCAGAGGCCGCCCCCTGGGGACAGTAACAATTACCGGCAGTACTACTGA
- the LOC143299640 gene encoding uncharacterized protein LOC143299640 isoform X2 — MDSDYSDEEVVENPTFKAAYNLEPLHHNQRLRWDHQVKLIGEKVFDPQIHLCEKCQYPILVYGRMLPCKHVFCLDCAKKYEKHCPRCEGRVGRIEQSALGTVFICTHGAPKHSVNGCRRTYLSKRDLQAHIGHRHAAKPSAPATADCGGVSDEKLSSSSSHHGASQQQQQQQQQQQTPQPPPLTQQQHQQQQQQQQHHISSTYERLERDRERERERERERERDRERERDRMERERERERERDRDARVDTRGMGGGDRDRDRDRDRGGPPVGGEQSVYRPLDGPPPNINTGHPPPPSMAAHLQHPPPPNPVMRHPPPSLQLPHNPLRLPMPPMQQQQQQQQQQQQQPPQVATTLDSYVTAPIQGMGGGSPTPTRTNQNLITVPIQDEGDSYTTSRGGVGGGVGGRDPDQRSSYGGPPLSLPSHMPPNAPPASYGTPPPPPHLGMPPPHAGVRPQPFNPQQLAGVGRVPFSTTPLGQAVAHLTHALSQHAHMAGAAPPPPQRLSLPMQGAGGSVPVSTPSSRFPPHSGGPQQPFGSNAGQMANSPMQHWSGGPRPPHRQGQGQGQGQPQRPPPGDSNNYRQYY, encoded by the exons ATGGATTCTGACTACTCTG ATGAGGAAGTGGTGGAGAACCCCACGTTCAAAGCCGCCTACAACTTGGAGCCCCTTCACCATAACCAGCGTCTAAGATGGGATCATCAG GTCAAGCTGATAGGGGAGAAAGTGTTTGATCCCCAGATTCACCTGTGTGAAAAGTGCCAGTACCCTATCCTTGTTTATGGTCGCATG ttgccGTGTAAACATGTGTTTTGCCTGGACTGTGCCAAGAAGTATGAAAAACACTGCCCAAG GTGCGAGGGGCGTGTGGGGCGCATCGAGCAGTCGGCGCTGGGCACAGTATTCATCTGCACCCACGGGGCGCCCAAGCACAGCGTCAACGGCTGCCGACGCACCTACCTGTCAAAGCGCGACCTCCAGGCCCACATCGGTCACCGCCACGCCGCCAAACCCTCCGCCCCGGCCACGGCAGACTGCGGGGGTGTGTCTGACGAGAAgctgtcgtcctcctcctcccaccatgGTGctagccagcagcagcagcagcagcagcaacaacagcagacgCCCCAACCACCGCCACTcactcagcaacaacatcagcagcagcagcagcagcagcagcatcacattTCGTCGACCTACGAAAGACTggagagagaccgggagagagagagggaacgggagagagagagggagagagatcgtgAGCGGGAGAGGGACAGGATGGAGAGGGAGcgtgagcgggagagagagagggatcgggaCGCACGGGTGGACACAAGGGGGATGGGCGgtggggacagggacagggacagagacagggaccgGGGGGGCCCCCCGGTTGGTGGGGAGCAGTCGGTGTACCGGCCCCTGGACGGGCCGCCACCCAACATCAACACGggccacccccctccgccctccatgGCTGCCCACCTGcagcaccctccaccccccaaccccgtgatgcgccaccctcccccctccctgcagCTGCCCCACAACCCCCTGCGCCTGCCCATGCCCCccatgcagcagcagcaacaacagcagcagcagcagcagcaacaaccgcCGCAAGTGGCGACCACGCTGGACAGCTACGTGACGGCCCCCATTCAGGGCATGGGTGGggggtcccccacccccacccgtaccAACCAGAACCTCATCACTGTCCCCATCCAGGACGAGGGCGACAGCTACACCACCTCACGTGGCGGTGTCGGTGGCGGTGTCGGGGGGCGGGACCCTGATCAGCGCTCGTCCTACGGCGGCCCCCCGCTCTCCCTTCCCAGCCACATGCCCCCCAACGCCCCGCCAGCCTCCTACGGCACCCCGCCGCCCCCTCCGCACTTGGGCATGCCCCCGCCCCACGCGGGTGTTCGACCCCAGCCGTTCAACCCGCAGCAGCTGGCCGGGGTGGGGCGCGTGCCCTTCAGCACCACGCCGCTGGGGCAGGCGGTGGCCCACCTGACCCACGCCCTGTCTCAGCACGCCCACATGGCCGGCGCGGCGCCGCCCCCGCCCCAGCGCCTCTCCCTGCCCATGCAGGGGGCCGGGGGGTCCGTGCCCgtgtccaccccctcctcccgcttCCCCCCTCACTCTGGGGGCCCGCAGCAGCCGTTCGGTTCGAACGCCGGCCAGATGGCCAACAGCCCCATGCAGCACTGGAGTGGGGGGCCCCGGCCTCCCCACCGCCAGGGCCAGGGGCAGGGTCAAGGGCAGCCCCAGAGGCCGCCCCCTGGGGACAGTAACAATTACCGGCAGTACTACTGA